From Spirosoma aerolatum, one genomic window encodes:
- a CDS encoding endo-1,4-beta-xylanase, whose translation MKHIVTATLLTLSALQTSAQLSDDYKNQWSDPAIQQRITDGIRENRMGAFTIQFTDKEGNPISPGEVAITQTRHDFYFGANGFMTKGFKNPKEDALYEEHFTKLFNFVTIPFYWPELEPEPGKLRFGKDSPYSYRRPAPDVVLEFARKNNITPKGHTLVWDNPRWSIPTWLPKDEKIMEQKISKRLGEIAERYGHDIQIWDVVNEVTDRHPDVLMPKDFAFKAFKESERVFPGSNVFTLNFTTSIWNRSNKREYNADYLLIENLLLRKAKINAIGLQFHNFIEPEYEQILKGKAMTPSTLFNTLDLYSDFDLPLHITEITVSALSEKGPEYQAVMTENYYKLWFSHPKVEGIIWWNLVDGTAAPAGIKSDGTVVPGEDKWKGGLLNRDFTKKPAYDVLDRLINKEWRTNVTASPRNNAVSYRGFYGTYKIVTQRNGKKYEKEVQFPKSGARTQVIVLD comes from the coding sequence ATGAAACACATTGTTACGGCTACATTACTGACCTTGTCGGCACTTCAGACGTCGGCCCAGCTTTCCGACGACTATAAAAATCAATGGAGCGATCCGGCGATTCAACAACGCATTACCGACGGTATTCGCGAAAATCGGATGGGCGCTTTTACGATTCAGTTCACCGATAAAGAGGGCAATCCGATTTCACCGGGCGAAGTTGCTATAACTCAAACCCGCCACGATTTTTATTTCGGGGCCAATGGCTTTATGACGAAAGGGTTTAAGAACCCGAAAGAAGATGCGCTCTACGAAGAGCATTTTACAAAGCTGTTCAACTTTGTGACGATTCCGTTCTACTGGCCCGAACTGGAGCCAGAACCGGGTAAACTACGCTTCGGCAAAGACAGTCCGTACAGCTACCGTCGCCCGGCCCCTGATGTTGTGCTCGAATTTGCCCGAAAAAATAACATCACCCCCAAAGGGCATACACTGGTGTGGGATAACCCACGTTGGTCGATTCCGACCTGGCTACCGAAGGACGAAAAAATCATGGAGCAGAAAATAAGTAAGCGCCTTGGAGAAATCGCGGAGCGGTATGGGCACGATATTCAGATCTGGGACGTGGTCAATGAAGTAACTGACCGCCATCCAGACGTGCTGATGCCCAAAGATTTTGCCTTCAAAGCCTTTAAGGAAAGTGAGCGCGTTTTTCCGGGTAGCAATGTATTTACGCTGAACTTTACGACCAGCATCTGGAACCGCAGCAACAAACGCGAATACAATGCGGACTACCTGCTGATCGAAAATCTGCTGCTTCGTAAGGCTAAAATCAACGCCATCGGTCTACAGTTCCACAATTTCATTGAACCCGAATACGAGCAGATTCTGAAAGGGAAAGCCATGACGCCCAGCACGTTGTTCAATACACTCGATCTGTATTCTGACTTCGATCTGCCGCTGCACATTACCGAAATTACAGTGTCGGCTTTATCCGAAAAAGGGCCTGAATACCAGGCGGTAATGACTGAAAATTACTACAAGCTGTGGTTTAGTCACCCGAAAGTTGAGGGCATTATCTGGTGGAATCTGGTCGATGGAACGGCGGCCCCAGCCGGTATCAAATCGGACGGCACAGTTGTTCCCGGTGAAGACAAATGGAAAGGTGGGCTCCTGAACCGCGATTTCACCAAAAAACCAGCCTACGATGTACTGGATCGGCTTATCAATAAAGAATGGCGTACGAACGTAACAGCCTCACCTAGAAATAATGCAGTAAGCTACCGGGGTTTTTACGGTACCTATAAAATCGTTACCCAACGAAACGGAAAGAAATACGAGAAAGAAGTTCAGTTCCCGAAAAGCGGTGCCCGTACCCAGGTCATCGTGTTAGATTAA
- a CDS encoding fibronectin type III domain-containing protein, with amino-acid sequence MNVKFVNTIFCLLWVLTSKADAFTHFITREGDQLKDGNKVFRFIAVNTPNITGHYDGYKNTNPASGYSYDPMELSYEMEAHFKDMVQMGVTTIRTWGITVDDGSGEFEALVNGPRSYNETAFRRIDKMLELCNKYKIRVILCLVKENKIFGSTTSFSTLYGGGDYYDTPAVKEGFKDLLRVFVNRKNQFTGQVYKNDKAILAWEFGNEVPNNKGAWIAEMADYLKRIDPNHLIADPRRANGVDQLKEIITDVLAHNDKLDIVKTRQYPNYRNSVTELWNECKGKRPMIVDEFQRLEGLTDVLEQVYSTGTSGALLWSLMKPQYTGGLGSHALFHAYSWGGSRWPGFDSGDYFKERENLMLIRTYGYKIRGEQELSLPAPTDAPYLYPSVETNAVALKWRCSPGARYYVVERATSAKGPWQTISSDLDISYHLYFYPLFTDTSIVPGQSYYYRIKGKNESGISPASNTIGPLTPETSMVMDNLKDFSIAYSHTENLKISTETWPRLRQTEEDFFQAERVAGSRSGELVYRGERLKWIDVFAFSDKVDSIELLYSIDGDSWKPLPEGAIIKRHRPAYPSPISKEKDNPIDKYTYSVPVLPYRTIAVKIVTGNAQAANTYPWIARVHIGFNGALKTAK; translated from the coding sequence ATGAACGTAAAATTTGTCAATACCATATTCTGCTTGCTTTGGGTCCTGACTAGCAAAGCAGATGCCTTTACTCATTTTATTACAAGAGAAGGCGACCAGTTAAAGGATGGCAATAAGGTATTCCGGTTCATCGCGGTAAATACGCCAAACATTACGGGTCATTACGATGGCTATAAAAACACGAATCCGGCGAGTGGCTATAGCTACGATCCTATGGAGCTATCCTATGAAATGGAGGCTCATTTTAAGGATATGGTTCAGATGGGCGTAACAACCATTCGGACCTGGGGCATTACCGTTGACGACGGCTCCGGCGAATTTGAAGCGCTGGTTAATGGCCCTCGCTCGTATAATGAGACAGCGTTCAGGCGCATTGATAAGATGCTGGAATTATGTAATAAGTATAAAATCAGGGTAATTCTTTGCCTGGTCAAAGAGAACAAGATTTTTGGATCGACTACCTCTTTCAGTACGCTTTACGGAGGGGGCGATTACTACGATACGCCGGCCGTTAAAGAGGGATTCAAAGATTTGCTGCGCGTGTTTGTTAACCGAAAAAATCAATTTACAGGACAGGTTTACAAAAACGATAAAGCGATTCTTGCCTGGGAATTTGGGAACGAAGTACCCAACAATAAGGGAGCTTGGATTGCGGAAATGGCCGATTATCTGAAACGTATTGACCCCAACCACCTGATTGCTGACCCTCGTCGGGCAAACGGTGTGGATCAGTTGAAAGAGATCATAACTGATGTACTGGCACATAACGATAAACTAGATATCGTAAAAACCCGGCAGTATCCAAACTATCGAAACAGCGTAACCGAACTCTGGAACGAATGCAAAGGGAAGCGTCCCATGATTGTCGATGAGTTTCAACGACTGGAAGGGTTAACGGATGTACTCGAACAGGTTTACAGCACGGGCACCAGTGGAGCCTTACTTTGGAGCCTGATGAAGCCGCAGTATACTGGTGGCCTGGGTAGTCATGCCCTGTTTCATGCCTATTCCTGGGGCGGCAGCCGCTGGCCTGGCTTCGATAGCGGTGACTATTTCAAAGAACGGGAAAACCTGATGCTGATCCGAACTTACGGGTATAAAATCAGAGGAGAACAAGAGCTGTCACTGCCAGCTCCAACCGATGCGCCGTATTTATATCCAAGTGTAGAGACCAATGCAGTGGCGTTAAAATGGCGCTGTTCACCAGGAGCCAGATACTATGTCGTAGAAAGAGCCACGTCGGCAAAAGGTCCCTGGCAGACTATTAGTAGTGATTTGGACATCAGTTATCACCTCTACTTTTATCCGTTGTTTACCGATACCAGCATAGTACCCGGCCAGTCATACTATTACCGGATTAAGGGCAAGAATGAGTCAGGTATTTCGCCCGCTTCGAATACAATCGGTCCATTAACCCCTGAAACCAGTATGGTCATGGATAACCTAAAGGACTTTTCAATCGCCTATTCACACACTGAAAACCTTAAAATTAGTACCGAAACCTGGCCCAGGCTCAGGCAAACAGAAGAGGATTTCTTTCAGGCGGAACGAGTCGCAGGGAGTAGGTCGGGCGAGTTAGTGTATAGGGGCGAGCGTTTAAAATGGATTGATGTTTTCGCATTTAGCGACAAGGTAGACAGTATTGAATTACTTTACTCGATTGATGGAGACTCCTGGAAGCCATTACCTGAGGGGGCAATTATCAAACGCCATCGACCAGCCTATCCAAGCCCAATTTCAAAGGAAAAAGATAATCCGATTGATAAGTATACGTACTCTGTTCCTGTACTACCGTATCGAACGATCGCAGTCAAGATCGTAACCGGAAATGCTCAGGCAGCGAATACGTATCCGTGGATTGCACGGGTTCATATCGGATTCAATGGAGCGTTAAAAACAGCAAAATAG
- a CDS encoding RagB/SusD family nutrient uptake outer membrane protein, producing MKKILFFLPVLCLLQSCQEELIEKPKAVAVETFYNTASEVESAVNAAYAQLRATNGITGQLGAQLEAYTDYSYGRGSYQVLSDFQGLNSTNIPRTDEGWRLFYLTIRNANLVIQNAPKGKSISQTDITKYVAEAKYLRAFAYFWLVRNWGGVPIRTEAQLNEPNVKRSTVEEVYTLILNDLKEAETNLPDKGAQVGRATKWAAKAALAEVYFTRNQYAEARDKADEIIKSNAFSLVPVTTAAEFDTKIFGPSVVTSTEEVWYLKETRQAGQGMYLAMFAHHPGSKLHGAGGFYAHYSDTQTNPVIKNWDDKDLRKTAFWYSWDIGLGKNTILCKKFSDPLAATQDGAGNDFPIYRYADILLLYAEAASRAGNGPTAAAMEALNQVHRRAYGKNPTTASDVDFKLTDYNATTFNDLVLKERGYETQYEAKRWLDLKRLGIPKLKEIIKAATGKDVADKHLFWPIPVSELNYNTSLAPTDQNPGY from the coding sequence ATGAAAAAGATACTATTCTTCCTCCCGGTGCTTTGTCTGCTTCAATCCTGTCAGGAGGAGCTGATTGAAAAGCCCAAAGCCGTAGCTGTTGAAACATTCTATAATACAGCTAGTGAAGTAGAGTCGGCGGTTAATGCGGCCTATGCCCAGCTCCGGGCGACTAATGGCATAACAGGTCAGTTAGGCGCCCAACTTGAAGCGTACACTGATTACAGTTACGGTCGGGGTAGCTATCAGGTACTGAGCGACTTTCAGGGCCTGAACAGCACCAACATCCCACGTACCGACGAAGGCTGGCGGTTGTTTTACCTGACCATTCGGAACGCGAATCTGGTGATCCAGAATGCGCCCAAGGGGAAAAGCATTAGCCAGACCGACATAACCAAATATGTGGCCGAAGCCAAATACCTGCGGGCCTTTGCTTATTTCTGGCTCGTTCGGAACTGGGGCGGGGTTCCTATCCGTACCGAAGCGCAACTAAACGAACCCAATGTAAAACGAAGCACCGTTGAAGAGGTATATACGCTGATTCTGAACGATCTGAAGGAGGCTGAAACGAACCTGCCCGATAAAGGTGCACAAGTTGGCCGTGCTACCAAATGGGCCGCGAAAGCGGCTTTGGCCGAAGTCTATTTCACCCGAAATCAATACGCCGAAGCCCGCGACAAAGCCGATGAAATTATTAAATCCAATGCGTTTTCGCTGGTTCCGGTAACAACGGCAGCTGAGTTTGATACGAAGATTTTTGGTCCTTCGGTCGTTACATCGACTGAAGAGGTTTGGTATCTGAAAGAAACCCGACAGGCTGGGCAGGGTATGTACCTCGCTATGTTTGCCCATCATCCGGGTTCAAAACTACATGGCGCTGGCGGCTTCTATGCCCACTATAGTGATACACAAACCAATCCGGTTATCAAAAACTGGGATGATAAAGACCTGCGGAAAACGGCCTTCTGGTATAGCTGGGATATTGGTCTGGGGAAAAATACCATTTTGTGCAAGAAATTCTCCGATCCATTAGCCGCTACGCAGGATGGGGCGGGTAACGATTTCCCGATTTACCGGTATGCCGATATTCTGTTGCTCTATGCCGAAGCCGCCAGTCGGGCGGGGAATGGCCCTACGGCTGCGGCCATGGAAGCCCTGAATCAGGTGCATCGGCGGGCATATGGAAAAAATCCCACCACCGCTTCGGACGTCGACTTTAAACTGACCGATTACAATGCCACCACCTTCAACGATCTGGTACTGAAAGAGCGGGGCTACGAAACCCAGTACGAAGCGAAACGCTGGCTCGACCTGAAACGGCTGGGGATACCCAAACTGAAAGAAATCATCAAGGCCGCAACGGGCAAGGATGTAGCCGACAAACACCTCTTCTGGCCCATTCCGGTATCGGAGTTGAATTACAATACGTCGCTTGCCCCTACCGATCAAAATCCGGGGTACTAG
- a CDS encoding SusC/RagA family TonB-linked outer membrane protein — protein MKQCICRWISVCLTTLLGCSVGWAQSVITGKVTGAGDNAVLPGTTVSLKGTTTGTTTDANGTYRISVGSQTDGILVFSSVGYLSKEVLIGNQSTINVELTTDNRQLDEVVVVGYGTIRKSDLTGSLAQVKGKEIDAFPATNVLQALSGRAPGVQVTQNTGAPGAAISVRIRGTNSIQGSNEPLYVVDGFPTSGSNPTIVNNSDIESIEILKDASATAIYGSRGANGVVIITTKQGKAGKMTVDYEGSYSIQSLRKKLDLMNAKEYATFYNEQAANDKVAAYFTQDQINSFGNGYDWQNLVFQKAPMQTHNLTVSGGTEKTRFSVGGSIFNQDGIIKGSNYKRYSLRANISTDVSRKFNLTYGATLTKILTGRQNSGGGNRGGTLISAAISAPPTLTPYNSDGSYRVLATAYPFISNVLINPLNYLEQFSDNVDANRILANAALTFKPFEGLAIKISGGIENSDDRTDTYTTTKFINSQGSASVSSTRGMSLLSENTISYIKTIAQKHSISAVAGFTYQNFMNKTLSASGVGFLSDITETASLGSAATPGIPGTSYSYSTLLSYLGRINYSFNNKYLLTASIRADGSSKYSEGNKWGYFPSGALAWRVSEEDFMKNVTFMTDLKARASWGLTGSQAIDAYATQNNLSAGKTVFDDALYNTFAPGTQLPGNLKWETTEQLDFGVDAGFLNNRFQLTLDYYIKNTRDLLNTVQLPSGFGFTSTIRNVGQIQNKGLEISLSARAIDKAFKWDLSGNIAFNRSKVVKLNGGQDILGGSVGVTLISDAANLLREGQPMSVFYGYVEDGYTDQGRVKYKDLNGDNAINQLDKTIIGNPNPDFIYGLNSVMSFKGFTLTAFIQGTQGNNLVNVSSINNTLDYGFGLNMPREVYLNHWTPTNTNAKYPVISRANSYNYSNRFVEDGSYLRLRTIQLAYNLPLQALKVNWMRSAQIYASGQNLLTLTKYSWWDPEVNSQGSANSIGQGIDHYSYPTSKAITFGIRVGF, from the coding sequence ATGAAACAATGTATATGCAGATGGATTAGTGTCTGCTTAACCACTCTGCTTGGCTGCTCGGTCGGGTGGGCCCAGTCGGTTATAACAGGGAAGGTAACTGGAGCAGGCGATAATGCCGTTCTACCCGGTACCACCGTATCATTGAAAGGAACCACTACCGGAACGACCACCGATGCCAATGGGACTTACCGGATTTCGGTCGGGAGCCAAACCGACGGAATCCTCGTCTTTTCATCGGTAGGTTACCTGTCAAAGGAGGTATTGATCGGCAATCAGTCGACTATCAATGTTGAACTGACTACGGATAATCGACAACTGGACGAAGTGGTCGTAGTGGGTTATGGTACAATCCGTAAATCAGATTTGACGGGCTCATTAGCTCAGGTAAAAGGAAAGGAGATCGACGCCTTCCCGGCAACAAACGTGTTGCAGGCCTTATCGGGCCGGGCACCGGGTGTACAGGTGACGCAAAATACCGGGGCTCCAGGCGCTGCGATTAGTGTGCGAATTCGGGGAACCAATTCTATTCAGGGAAGTAATGAGCCTCTGTATGTGGTAGACGGTTTCCCTACGTCGGGTAGCAATCCAACTATTGTGAACAACTCGGATATTGAGAGTATTGAAATCCTGAAAGATGCGTCGGCAACAGCTATATATGGTTCACGGGGTGCCAATGGCGTAGTCATTATTACAACGAAACAGGGCAAAGCCGGTAAAATGACTGTCGATTACGAAGGAAGCTATAGCATTCAGTCACTTCGTAAAAAGCTTGACCTGATGAATGCCAAAGAATATGCAACCTTCTACAACGAGCAGGCAGCCAACGACAAAGTAGCCGCCTATTTTACGCAGGATCAGATCAACAGCTTTGGAAATGGCTACGACTGGCAGAATCTGGTTTTCCAGAAAGCACCCATGCAAACCCACAACCTGACCGTTAGTGGGGGCACCGAAAAAACGCGGTTTTCGGTCGGGGGAAGTATCTTCAATCAGGATGGTATTATCAAGGGCAGTAATTACAAACGCTACTCACTACGGGCTAATATATCGACAGATGTGAGCCGAAAGTTTAACCTGACCTATGGCGCTACGTTGACCAAAATCCTGACAGGTCGCCAGAATTCAGGCGGTGGAAACCGGGGGGGTACGCTGATATCAGCGGCTATTTCGGCCCCTCCAACACTAACCCCGTACAATAGCGATGGCTCATACCGGGTTCTGGCAACGGCCTATCCATTCATTTCCAATGTATTAATCAATCCACTAAATTATCTGGAGCAATTTTCCGACAATGTAGACGCCAATCGCATACTAGCCAATGCAGCTCTGACCTTCAAACCGTTCGAAGGCTTAGCCATCAAGATTTCGGGGGGTATTGAAAACAGTGACGACCGCACCGATACATACACTACCACCAAATTTATCAATTCGCAGGGTAGCGCCAGTGTATCCTCTACACGGGGGATGAGTCTGCTAAGTGAAAATACCATTAGCTACATTAAAACGATTGCCCAGAAACACAGTATCTCGGCAGTAGCAGGCTTTACGTATCAGAATTTCATGAATAAAACCCTGAGTGCATCGGGGGTTGGCTTTCTGAGCGACATTACCGAAACGGCTAGTCTGGGCTCGGCGGCTACCCCCGGTATCCCCGGTACAAGCTATTCGTATAGCACCCTATTGTCGTATCTGGGTCGCATCAATTATAGCTTTAACAACAAGTACCTGCTCACGGCCAGCATCCGGGCAGATGGTTCGTCAAAATATAGTGAAGGCAACAAATGGGGCTATTTCCCATCGGGTGCACTGGCCTGGCGGGTGTCGGAAGAAGATTTCATGAAAAACGTAACGTTCATGACCGATTTGAAGGCGCGGGCAAGCTGGGGCTTAACGGGTAGTCAGGCGATTGATGCCTATGCTACGCAGAATAACCTCTCGGCCGGAAAAACCGTCTTCGATGATGCCCTCTACAATACATTCGCACCGGGAACCCAGCTACCCGGCAACCTGAAATGGGAAACGACGGAGCAGCTAGATTTTGGCGTTGATGCCGGATTCCTCAATAACCGCTTCCAGCTAACGCTCGATTATTATATCAAGAACACCCGCGATCTGCTCAATACGGTGCAGTTGCCCAGTGGCTTTGGTTTCACCAGCACCATCCGCAACGTAGGCCAGATTCAGAACAAGGGGCTGGAAATCTCGCTGTCGGCCAGGGCCATCGACAAAGCATTCAAGTGGGACCTGAGCGGCAATATTGCTTTCAACCGATCGAAGGTAGTGAAGCTCAATGGTGGTCAGGATATTCTGGGGGGTAGCGTAGGGGTTACGCTGATCAGCGACGCTGCAAACCTCCTCCGCGAAGGGCAGCCTATGAGCGTATTCTACGGCTATGTGGAAGACGGCTATACCGATCAGGGTCGGGTGAAATACAAAGATCTAAACGGCGATAACGCGATAAACCAACTCGATAAAACCATTATCGGCAACCCAAACCCCGATTTCATTTATGGTCTGAACTCGGTCATGTCGTTCAAAGGGTTTACGCTTACGGCTTTCATACAGGGCACGCAGGGTAATAACCTGGTCAACGTCAGCTCGATCAACAACACACTCGACTACGGGTTTGGCCTGAATATGCCCCGTGAAGTATACCTGAATCACTGGACACCCACGAACACCAACGCCAAGTATCCGGTTATTTCCCGCGCTAATAGCTATAACTATTCGAACCGATTTGTGGAAGACGGCTCTTATCTCCGCCTGAGAACCATTCAGTTAGCGTACAATCTGCCGTTGCAGGCGCTGAAAGTGAACTGGATGCGATCGGCGCAAATCTACGCCAGCGGTCAGAATCTGTTGACCCTCACGAAATACTCCTGGTGGGACCCCGAAGTAAACTCGCAGGGAAGTGCGAACTCCATCGGTCAGGGTATCGATCACTACAGCTACCCAACGTCGAAAGCCATCACGTTTGGAATCAGAGTTGGGTTTTAA
- a CDS encoding IclR family transcriptional regulator: protein MIQVINRALDLLELIANEPEQPKSLGELADGLSLNHGTCANILKTLVARGYVEQIGTKKGYLLGAKSYTLTGNEAYQKDLLEAAREPMEVLTQSINENCLLAVLKDNQRVVIHRTLAEQDLQVRTADLKPVYDSASGRLLLAMLPKEKILRFVVKYGLPVGDSWPEIQSEAQLHEALSLISQEKLALQTIPNRHVIGLAVPIYKNELVVSSLSVYLPEYRYMTMDKRKLVLSLRKCADDINNRLK from the coding sequence ATGATTCAAGTTATCAATCGGGCGCTGGACCTGCTGGAATTAATTGCCAATGAGCCTGAACAACCTAAATCCCTGGGCGAATTGGCCGATGGGCTCAGTCTGAATCATGGTACCTGCGCCAACATTTTAAAAACCCTCGTAGCCCGTGGTTACGTTGAGCAAATTGGTACAAAGAAAGGCTATCTATTGGGTGCAAAATCGTATACATTGACGGGGAATGAAGCCTACCAGAAAGACTTGCTCGAAGCAGCCCGCGAACCTATGGAGGTCCTAACTCAATCGATTAACGAGAACTGCTTACTAGCTGTACTCAAAGATAATCAGCGTGTTGTCATACACAGGACGTTAGCCGAGCAGGACTTACAGGTCCGTACAGCCGATCTGAAACCGGTATATGATTCAGCTTCAGGGCGGCTCCTGCTGGCTATGCTCCCCAAAGAAAAAATCCTGCGCTTTGTGGTCAAATATGGTCTTCCTGTAGGTGATTCATGGCCCGAAATTCAGTCCGAAGCTCAGTTGCATGAAGCCTTATCGTTGATAAGTCAGGAGAAGCTAGCCCTGCAAACCATTCCTAATCGGCATGTTATAGGACTTGCTGTGCCAATTTATAAAAATGAACTTGTGGTATCGAGTCTGAGCGTTTACCTGCCTGAGTATCGTTACATGACCATGGACAAACGTAAGCTGGTGCTTTCCCTTCGAAAATGCGCTGATGACATTAATAATAGACTGAAATAG
- a CDS encoding endo-1,4-beta-xylanase, with translation MLSIKESIFYSVILVGICLISLQFKPMNPAEDRTLKEAYKNYFPVGVAVAPRNLKGPEADLITQQFSSITPENAMKMGPIHPQENRYFWDDADAIVDFASQKGIRVRGHTLCWHNQTPRWFFTDSAGKQVTKDVLLARMKRHITDVVSRYKGKIYAWDVVNEAVPDTGTGIYRRSNFYTIVGEEYIEKAFLYAHEADPKAVLFYNDYNTENPSKRDRIYQLVKKLKDKHIPIHGVGLQGHWSIYEPSAQELETSINRFASLGLAVQITELDLSVYPKEHERRPRKETDKSEFTQEMADKQADQYKMLFDVFRKYKGKVTGVTFWNVSDKSTWLDNFPVAGRKDYPLLFDQNYQPKKAFWGVVNF, from the coding sequence ATGTTATCGATCAAAGAATCAATCTTTTATAGTGTTATTCTGGTTGGTATTTGCCTGATTAGTTTACAGTTCAAGCCGATGAATCCGGCTGAGGATCGGACTTTGAAAGAGGCTTATAAAAATTATTTTCCAGTGGGTGTCGCTGTGGCCCCACGAAACCTTAAAGGCCCCGAAGCTGACTTAATTACACAGCAATTCAGCAGCATTACCCCTGAAAACGCGATGAAAATGGGGCCTATTCACCCCCAGGAGAATCGGTACTTCTGGGACGATGCTGACGCCATTGTTGACTTTGCCAGCCAGAAAGGTATCCGGGTGAGGGGCCATACACTCTGCTGGCATAATCAAACGCCCAGATGGTTCTTTACCGATTCGGCAGGAAAGCAAGTGACGAAAGATGTGCTTTTGGCGCGTATGAAACGGCATATTACGGATGTCGTGAGCCGCTACAAAGGCAAAATTTACGCCTGGGATGTCGTCAATGAAGCGGTTCCTGATACCGGCACCGGGATTTATCGCCGGTCTAACTTTTACACGATAGTAGGGGAGGAGTATATTGAAAAAGCGTTTCTGTACGCTCATGAAGCCGATCCGAAAGCAGTGCTGTTTTATAATGATTACAACACCGAAAATCCATCCAAACGGGACCGGATCTACCAGCTCGTCAAGAAGTTGAAAGACAAGCACATTCCGATTCATGGGGTTGGTTTACAGGGCCACTGGTCCATTTATGAGCCATCCGCTCAGGAACTGGAAACCTCTATCAACCGGTTCGCGAGCCTTGGCCTGGCCGTGCAAATCACTGAACTTGACCTTTCCGTTTACCCGAAAGAGCATGAGCGACGGCCGCGAAAGGAGACCGATAAGTCGGAGTTTACTCAGGAAATGGCTGATAAGCAGGCGGATCAATACAAGATGCTGTTCGACGTATTCCGGAAGTATAAAGGGAAAGTAACGGGCGTTACATTCTGGAACGTCTCGGATAAATCAACCTGGCTGGACAATTTTCCCGTTGCCGGCCGTAAGGACTATCCACTATTGTTTGATCAGAATTACCAGCCCAAGAAAGCCTTCTGGGGCGTGGTTAACTTCTAA
- a CDS encoding RNA polymerase sigma factor, producing MTLQDQALWQLYRDGDKQALGQLAERYYRALKHYGLKFMVDELVVEDCIQDLFLQLWQNRLQINATESVKHYLFKALRHHVLQYLRSQKRTFVDELDWDSSVAEETDSETLLIQRESLTSLTNTIQELLASLPAREREALYLRYYENLSIPEIAEVMNVNRQSVSNFIQKAIHKLRSRWLSPVFLAFCVLVNRLFF from the coding sequence ATGACTCTTCAGGACCAGGCGTTATGGCAGTTATATCGTGATGGCGATAAGCAGGCATTGGGCCAGCTGGCCGAGCGTTATTATCGTGCGCTGAAACACTATGGGCTAAAATTTATGGTCGATGAATTGGTCGTAGAAGATTGTATTCAGGACCTATTTTTGCAGCTCTGGCAAAACCGACTCCAGATCAATGCGACGGAATCCGTCAAACATTATCTGTTCAAAGCCTTACGCCATCATGTGCTTCAATACCTGCGGTCGCAAAAGCGGACCTTCGTTGACGAATTGGACTGGGATAGTTCTGTGGCGGAAGAGACGGATTCTGAAACGTTATTGATTCAGCGGGAGTCATTAACCAGTTTAACGAACACGATACAAGAACTGCTTGCTTCGCTGCCAGCCCGTGAACGAGAGGCTCTCTACCTGCGGTACTACGAGAATCTGTCTATACCCGAAATTGCCGAGGTCATGAATGTTAACCGTCAATCCGTATCCAATTTTATACAGAAAGCCATTCATAAACTTCGAAGCAGGTGGCTTTCACCAGTCTTCCTGGCCTTCTGTGTTTTGGTAAACAGACTCTTTTTCTAG